One segment of Schistocerca nitens isolate TAMUIC-IGC-003100 chromosome 3, iqSchNite1.1, whole genome shotgun sequence DNA contains the following:
- the LOC126248039 gene encoding uncharacterized protein LOC126248039 has product MDLGDYGLCPVCLENGVTTKLLFFHLNLSEACLMCPDPKCPYPLVENGVEVIVQTGRENPASDVDFLASCGSASAITPRGPRLLENSENASRDGAATRNADVFDIEGLDLGSLDFEEQELIKMIQSLEVACATADEELMSCRNAGKTQSNQKIQINGSSAPQYFEPQSFDKLNTPDLGSEQPTIKVVGNNKLPECSGEQDLEKIKQTDISPEQLQPSVSAMESVLLHNNDVENKAALPCGAQNTGKSRQPNVGTAQHSCKLPEEPVSTSCLTEAKDLCSDRITLEELLGNDFEKFLNDLNVGDFQDVISFDQQPEEVLLECLEIRKGDDSEVQDKEVMEKDLSSSLHDLDAVEDESDVADIDDIISEKLNAKYKCDEISPDFDLEHVLHFKCGKKQESSVSDFQAESLSEQSIEQKLETVRRQKELLLSSKPWNKCLYGAPDACKNLNFTTCGSHSISQNTQALLCENKSQHPGYTTAEFNGAHVFKNASRTNVSSDSFLSQNLQRRPSEREHKLSRGTDVKDIFRNTLNANYTKAKRIPMARATGSAASKDNGSNSSTKDSRSSATPRMEQKETSAVANLLNLLIKTSCADYNGDKTDELEAVEAQLLSHFKKAPITYCRLNTIKAACKHAASVAAEGKLASRTNTDISAENILQPLQKSEYNQATTSSFNSVKPTRNGKTHGRSTRGQLFAQTQNLFREMDEKRALKSKCYTQGTCSKTRKENKIYPNPFYQEGRENNSGKGSKCSQCGKAKRPPGVLLKNHYPALNSYKFCYSSATENVTNNVPLSSKKSECDQAPSSLTLKTVTPSSSSYKVAKDKSTMTEMDDQIKAFKSGSCSTSKNQKEGETKSPVNICKLGGKSPLNGKGGKCCQPGKVKSPSDACSAHINKQGFDPNNSTENISNSVLLASRKSETSQVPTTCSVKTSKTLSKSCKATKEKSTMANEKKVPKSDNNIKGTFHDRFEETQYKFHGDVNSLCAKHAAAVGLNKGCQQGKMKGTVVLQKNSSQIVDNGTNKGSPKKGQKTVAGPKGVNFHKEMKGAPQAISTSDVGINSQGNGKCFITGIETTVGNTGDSKQRTENEVPSVSSQDMCTDINKGGSVPNKKLNAAGSTKRTSRARRRKTKEESKGQEVTAQ; this is encoded by the exons ATGTAGATTTTCTTGCCTCGTGTGGCTCTGCCTCAGCCATTACTCCTCGTGGTCCACGATTACTGGAAAATTCAG AAAATGCCTCGAGAGATGGAGCAGCTACAAGGAATGCTGATGTGTTTGACATTGAAGGATTGGATCTTGGCTCTTTAGACTTTGAGGAACAAGAACTTATTAAAATGATACAatcattagaagttgcttgtgcAACTGCAGATGAAGAACTAATGAGCTGCAGGAATGCAGGAAAAACTCAAAGTaatcagaaaatacaaataaatggaTCTTCAGCACCACAATACTTTGAACCACAATCCTTTGACAAACTTAATACACCAGATCTAGGCTCAGAACAGCCCACCATCAAGGTGGTAGGTAATAACAAATTACCAGAGTGTTCTGGGGAGCAAGACTTGgagaaaataaaacaaactgaTATCAGCCCAGAACAGCTGCAGCCATCTGTCAGTGCTATGGAAAGTGTTTTACTGCATAACAACGATGTGGAGAACAAAGCAGCACTGCCTTGTGGTGCACAGAATACTGGAAAATCAAGACAGCCAAATGTTGGAACTGCACAGCATTCTTGTAAATTACCTGAGGAGCCAGTATCAACTAGCTGTCTCACTGAAGCTAAAGATTTGTGTTCTGATCGGatcacattggaagaacttctTGGAAATGATTTTGAGAAATTTTTGAATGATTTAAATGTAGGTGATTTCCAAGATGTTATCTCATTTGATCAACAACCAGAGGAGGTCTTGTTGGAATGCTTAGAGATCCGCAAGGGTGATGATTCAGAAGTACAAGATAAAGAAGTGATGGAGAAAGATTTAAGCAGCAGTCTGCATGACCTTGATGCTGTTGAGGATGAATCAGATGTTGCAGACATTGATGACATAATATCAGAAAAGCTTAATGCAAAATACAAGTGTGATGAAATTAGTCCTGATTTTGATTTAGAACACGTGCTGCATTTTAAGTGTGGTAAAAAACAAGAATCCAGTGTTTCAGATTTCCAGGCTGAATCACTGTCTGAACAAAGTATTGAGCAGAAACTTGAGACAGTAAGACGACAAAAAGAACTTTTGTTATCTTCTAAGCCATGGAATAAATGTTTATATGGTGCTCCAGATGcttgtaaaaatttgaactttactaCATGTGGCAGTCACAGCATATCACAAAACACTCAGGCTTTGCTTTGTGAAAACAAAAGTCAACATCCAGGGTATACAACTGCTGAATTTAATGGGGCACATGTTTTCAAAAATGCCTCAAGAACAAATGTTTCTAGTGACAGCTTTCTGTCACAGAACCTACAGAGAAGACCCAGTGAGAGAGAACATAAGCTGTCACGTGGTACAGATGTGAAAGACATATTTCGTAACACACTGAATGCTAATTATACAAAAGCAAAGAGAATTCCCATGGCTCGAGCAACAGGAAGTGCAGCTAGTAAAGATAATGGTTCAAATTCAAGCACAAAGGACTCACGAAGCAGTGCTACTCCACGAATGGAGCAGAAAGAAACTTCAGCTGTTGCAAATCTTTTGAATTTGCTTATAAAAACGTCGTGTGCAGATTATAATGGCGATAAAACTGATGAATTGGAAGCTGTAGAAGCTCAGTTACTATCTCATTTTAAAAAGGCTCCCATAACCTATTGCAGACTGAACACCATAAAAGCAGCTTGTAAGCATGCTGCTAGTGTTGCTGCAGAAGGTAAACTAGCATCTAGAACTAATACAGATATATCTGCTGAGAACATTTTACAGCCTTTGCAAAAATCTGAATACAATCAGGCTACCACATCCTCATTTAACAGTGTTAAACCGACCAGAAATGGCAAAACACATGGTAGATCAACTAGAGGGCAGCTGTTTGCACAGACACAGAATCTGTTTAGAGAAATGGATGAAAAAAGAGCATTGAAATCAAAATGTTATACGCAAGGTACCTGCAGCAAAACTcgcaaagaaaataaaatatatccAAATCCATTTTACCAAGAAGGAAGAGAGAACAATTCAGGTAAAGGAAGTAAATGCAGTCAGTGTGGAAAAGCAAAACGCCCACCCGGGGTTCTTCTGAAGAACCATTATCCAGCTCTTAACAGTTACAAATTTTGCTATAGCAGTGCCACAGAAAATGTTACAAACAATGTTCCACTTTCTTCCAAGAAATCTGAATGTGATCAGGCACCTTCTTCACTCACTTTGAAAACTGTTACACCTTCTAGTTCATCGTATAAAGTAGCAAAAGATAAAAGCACTATGACAGAAATGGACGACCAAATTAAAGCTTTTAAGTCAGGTAGCTGCAGCACAAGTAAAAATCAAAAGGAGGGTGAAACGAAATCCCCTGTAAACATATGTAAACTGGGAGGAAAGAGTCCTTTAAATGGCAAAGGGGGCAAATGCTGTCAGCCAGGAAAAGTAAAAAGCCCATCTGATGCTTGTTCAGCACATATTAACAAACAAGGTTTCGATCCTAACAACAGTACAGAAAATATCTCTAACAGTGTTTTGCTGGCCTCACGGAAGTCAGAAACCAGCCAAGTACCTACTACATGCTCAGTTAAAACTAGTAAAACATTAAGTAAATCCTGCAAAGCCACAAAAGAGAAAAGTACAATGGCTAATGAAAAGAAAGTGCCAAAATCAGATAATAATATCAAAGGTACATTTCATGACAGGTTTGaagaaactcagtataaatttcatGGAGATGTTAACTCTCTGTGTGCTAAACATGCTGCAGCTGTTGGACTAAACAAAGGTTGCCAACAGGGGAAAATGAAAGGAACAGTAGTTCTTCAGAAAAATAGTTCTCAAATTGTTGACAATGGAACAAATAAAGGTAGTCCAAAGAAAGGACAGAAAACTGTGGCTGGCCCCAAAGGTGTAAACTTTCACAAAGAAATGAAGGGCGCACCACAGGCAATATCGACTTCAGATGTAGGAATAAACTCACAAGGAAATGGGAAATGCTTCATTACTGGCATTGAGACTACTGTGGGAAACACAGGTGATAGCAAACAGCGTACTGAAAATGAAGTTCCTTCTGTTTCTTCGCAGGATATGTGCACTGACATCAATAAAGGAGGAAGTGTGCCAAACAAAAAACTGAATGCAGCAGGTAGTACCAAACGCACAAGCAGGGCTagaagaagaaagactaaggaagaAAGTAAAGGTCAAGAAGTGACTGCACAGTGA